A window from Kluyveromyces lactis strain NRRL Y-1140 chromosome E complete sequence encodes these proteins:
- the MMR1 gene encoding Mmr1p (weakly similar to uniprot|Q06324 Saccharomyces cerevisiae YLR190W MMR1 Phosphorylated protein of the mitochondrial outer membrane, localizes only to mitochondria of the bud; interacts with Myo2p to mediate mitochondrial distribution to buds; mRNA is targeted to the bud via the transport system involving She2p): MLGGGIDDTMIAHGSSIYLDDNGAYPKRLRTSLSKIMDKQLDYNNSMANVIPIGPRSRSRSNSIGGDTNPTPISSMLRSTSPIRISPIPGPVKVQPPKMYKKEYLLKNNNSNQVIKNVPIVGTKMNANGNDNLNRGSNGKPALGHRRGMSSTSQLSNTTKYVELEPPKIGDRFPSSDSYTSSSPTVTLDLELQMLADEEVQNGLNDNNGAVNNKRNSILSNFMNDEQLWLNNKDDFQYPDDHHFDKERLDLTIKKLQLKIDELKLDNDKLHLDNENLKDINNSLTRANESLTFQSSSLLQHIQQLPRISNTDFIIHNSDRSRENISNKPPFKSDALVKIAVEGKIKELEKELAKCRRIQKALESRLSPRKNRVKYLTVEQLDALAESKSESKPDESSLHISDPDNTTAHNSTTTLDCDEGEVLSGSINPTRLQHGFNLRIQLTSLEESKHKKDFS; this comes from the coding sequence atgcTCGGAGGTGGCATTGATGATACAATGATTGCTCATGGCTCATCGATTTATCTAGACGATAACGGTGCCTACCCCAAACGACTTAGGACATCTTTGTCAAAAATTATGGACAAGCAACTGGATTACAATAATAGTATGGCAAACGTGATACCGATAGGTCCAAGGTCTAGGTCTAGGTCGAACTCAATTGGAGGAGATACCAATCCCACTCCTATTTCATCAATGCTAAGATCTACTTCTCCAATTAGGATATCTCCAATACCTGGTCCTGTGAAAGTGCAACCGCCTAAGATGtacaagaaagaataccttttgaagaacaacaacagtAATCAAGTGATAAAAAATGTTCCAATAGTTGGCACAAAAATGAATGCCAATGGAAATGATAACTTAAATCGTGGGTCCAATGGCAAACCTGCTCTTGGGCATAGAAGAGGAATGTCTAGTACATCCCAGTTAAGTAATACCACAAAATACGTTGAGCTAGAACCTCCAAAAATAGGTGATAGGTTCCCATCCTCAGATTCATATACTTCAAGTTCACCGACTGTAACACTTGATCTTGAACTTCAAATGCTAGCTGATGAGGAGGTACAAAATGGATTAAATGATAACAATGGGGCTGTCaataacaaaagaaatagtATACTATCAAATTTCATGAATGACGAACAGCTGTGGCTGaataataaagatgatttcCAATATCCTGACGATCATCATTTCGACAAAGAAAGACTAGATCTGACAATcaagaaacttcaactgaagATTGATGAGTTGAAACTGGATAACGATAAATTGCATTTGGATAACGAGAATTTAAAAGATATCAACAATAGTTTAACGAGAGCAAATGAGTCCTTGACCTTCCAAAGCAGCTCGTTATTACAGCATATACAACAATTACCAAGAATATCAAATACAGACTTCATAATTCACAATTCAGACAGGTCACGGGAGAATATATCGAATAAACCACCATTCAAATCAGATGCACTAGTAAAGATCGCTGTTGAAGGAAAGATAAAAGAGctagagaaagaattagcTAAATGCAGAAGAATTCAGAAGGCTTTGGAATCCAGACTGAGCCCAAGGAAAAACAGGGTAAAGTACTTAACAGTTGAACAACTCGACGCGCTGGCTGAATCCAAATCGGAGAGTAAGCCAGATGAATCTAGTTTACATATCAGCGATCCCGACAACACTACCGCTCATAACAGTACTACGACATTAGATTGTGACGAAGGCGAGGTATTATCGGGGAGTATTAATCCAACGAGACTACAGCATGGTTTCAATTTACGCATACAATTAACTTCTTTAGAAGAAAGCAAACACAAGAAGGACTTTTCATAA
- the ILV1 gene encoding threonine ammonia-lyase ILV1 (highly similar to uniprot|P00927 Saccharomyces cerevisiae YER086W ILV1 Threonine deaminase catalyzes the first step in isoleucine biosynthesis expression is under general amino acid control ILV1 locus exhibits highly positioned nucleosomes whose organization is independent of known ILV1 regulation) — translation MLQSIVRTPRVLRASNALKLSVRCVSTDQFSDNLQRMYSHLKADERLEDGSPDYVRLILRSSVYEVIEETPISRAVSLSSRLNTNVKLKREDLLPVFSFKLRGAYNMIAKLDETQKNAGVIACSAGNHAQGVAFSSNHMNIPATIVMPVSTPSIKYQNVSRLGAQVVLYGDDFDEAKLECARLAEERGMTDIPPFDHPYVIAGQGTIAMEILRQVQNGSNIGAVFCAVGGGGLISGIGSYLKRIAPHIKVIGVETYDAATLDVSLKNGKRTPLPSVGTFADGTSVRLIGEETFRVCQDVVDEVILVNTDEICAAVKDVFEDTRSIVEPSGALAVAGLKKYVSQLHPEIDHSKKTYVPILSGANMNFDRLRFVSERAVLGEGKEVFMLVTIPDTPGSFKKLQNVIHPRAVTEFSYRYNEHCHENDSDVPTACIYTSFNVVDREKEIKQVVQQLHALGFEAVDISDNEMAKSHGRYLVGGASKIENEKVIAFEFPERPGALTKFLSGLNVSWNLTLFHYRNHGADIGKILAGISVPPQDNEIFQKFLDDLGYKYQDETDNMVYQKFLKY, via the coding sequence ATGCTACAATCTATAGTGAGAACTCCTAGAGTTCTTCGTGCTTCAAATGCATTAAAACTTTCTGTTCGCTGTGTTAGCACGGACCAGTTCTCTGATAATTTGCAGAGGATGTACTCCCATTTGAAGGCTGACGAACGATTGGAAGATGGATCTCCAGACTACGTGCGTTTAATTTTAAGGTCTTCTGTTTATGAAGTCATTGAAGAGACCCCCATTTCACGTGCGGTGTCATTGTCCTCTAGACTAAACACTAACGttaaattgaaaagagagGATTTGTTGCCAGTGTTTTCCTTCAAGCTGCGTGGTGCTTATAACATGATTGCCAAGCTAGACGAAACACAGAAGAATGCTGGTGTTATTGCGTGCTCTGCTGGTAATCACGCACAAGGTGTTGCCTTTTCAAGTAATCATATGAACATTCCAGCTACCATTGTGATGCCTGTTTCAACACCATcaatcaaatatcaaaacgTGTCGAGATTAGGTGCCCAAGTGGTTCTATACGGTGACGACTTCGATGAAGCCAAATTGGAATGTGCGAGGTTAGCTGAAGAACGTGGTATGACAGATATTCCACCATTTGATCATCCTTACGTTATCGCTGGTCAAGGTACTATTGCCATGGAGATTCTAAGACAAGTACAAAATGGGTCTAACATCGGAGCAGTGTTCTGTGCCGTAGGTGGTGGTGGTTTGATTTCAGGTATTGGTTCATACTTGAAGAGAATCGCACCTCATATCAAGGTTATTGGTGTGGAAACTTACGATGCCGCTACGTTAGATGTTTCATTAAAGAACGGTAAACGTACCCCATTGCCAAGTGTTGGAACGTTCGCTGATGGTACCTCTGTGAGGTTAATCGGTGAAGAAACATTCCGTGTTTGTCAAGACGTAGTCGATGAAGTTATCTTGGTGAACACCGATGAAATCTGTGCTGCCGTTAAAGATGTGTTTGAGGACACAAGATCAATTGTCGAACCAAGTGGTGCTCTTGCTGTTGCCggtttgaaaaaatatgtCTCTCAACTACACCCTGAAATAGACCATTCTAAGAAGACATACgttccaattctttccGGTGCCAACATGAATTTCGACCGTTTAAGATTCGTCTCAGAACGTGCTGTATTGGGTGAAGGTAAAGAAGTGTTTATGTTGGTCACCATTCCAGATACTCCAGGTTCTTTCAAGAAGCTACAGAATGTGATCCATCCAAGAGCTGTCACTGAATTCTCATACCGTTATAACGAGCATTGTCACGAAAATGACTCCGATGTACCAACCGCTTGTATCTACACATCTTTTAACGTCGTTGACCGTGAAAAGGAAATCAAGCAAGTGGTTCAACAATTGCATGCTTTAGGTTTCGAAGCCGTAGATATCTCTGACAACGAAATGGCCAAGTCTCACGGTAGATATTTGGTCGGTGGTGCTtctaaaattgaaaatgagAAAGTCATTGCATTCGAATTCCCAGAGAGACCAGGTGCACTAACTAAATTCTTATCAGGATTGAACGTTTCCTGGAACTTGACTTTATTCCATTACAGAAACCATGGCGCTGATATTGGGAAAATTTTGGCTGGTATCAGTGTGCCTCCACAAGACAACGAAATCTTCCAAAAGTTCTTGGACGATCTAGGATATAAATATCAAGATGAAACTGACAATATGGTTTACCAGAAGTTTTTGAAGTACTAG
- a CDS encoding NAD(P)-dependent alcohol dehydrogenase (similar to uniprot|Q04894 Saccharomyces cerevisiae YMR318C ADH6 NADPH-dependent cinnamyl alcohol dehydrogenase family member with broad substrate specificity may be involved in fusel alcohol synthesis or in aldehyde tolerance) yields the protein MSYPDNFEGFAVVDSHKKWLSPEKVVYPAKQFNPRDVDIEIEACGVCGSDVHCAKGNWGEMKLPLVVGHEIIGKVVRLGDKCDTGLKVGDRVGVGAQVSACLDCNRCNNDNEQYCPKFVTTYSQPYFEDGYVGQGGYASHIRVHEHFVIPIPESLETNNVAPLLCGGATVYSPLKRNGCGPGKKVGIVGIGGIGHMGILLAKAMGAEVYAISRSHAKEETSKQLGADHYIATEDEGWETKYFDTLDFMVLCGNSLSAVDFGKLPKILKAQGVIASISVPDQHEAIHLHPAQLLGFQITQSCLASRAEIIEMLNLVAEKKIKLWVETVPISEENISTVFKRMESGDVRFRFTLTDFDKQFDQFKAKK from the coding sequence atGTCGTACCCAGATAATTTTGAAGGTTTTGCAGTAGTCGATAGCCACAAAAAATGGTTAAGTCCAGAAAAGGTTGTATACCCTGCCAAGCAATTTAATCCAAGAGATGTTGACATTGAAATTGAGGCATGTGGTGTTTGCGGTAGTGATGTTCACTGTGCCAAGGGTAATTGGGGTGAAATGAAGTTGCCGTTGGTTGTTGGGCATGAAATCATTGGTAAAGTGGTTAGACTTGGTGATAAGTGTGATACCGGTTTGAAGGTTGGTGACCGTGTTGGTGTTGGTGCACAAGTCAGTGCTTGTTTGGACTGTAACCGTTGTAACAATGACAACGAACAATACTGTCCAAAATTCGTTACCACTTACTCTCAACCATACTTTGAAGATGGTTATGTTGGTCAAGGTGGTTACGCATCTCACATCAGAGTCCACGAACATTTCGTGATTCCAATCCCAGAATCTTTAGAAACCAACAATGTTGCACCATTGCTATGTGGTGGTGCCACTGTGTATTCTCCATTGAAGAGAAATGGATGTGGCCCAGGTAAGAAAGTCGGTATCGTTGGTATCGGAGGTATTGGTCACATGGGTATTCTATTAGCCAAAGCCATGGGTGCCGAAGTGTACGCCATCTCTAGATCCCATGCCAAGGAGGAAACATCCAAGCAATTGGGTGCAGACCATTACATTGCCACTGAAGATGAAGGTTGGGAAACCAAGTATTTCGATACATTGGATTTCATGGTTCTATGTGGTAACTCATTGTCGGCCGTTGATTTCGGCAAGCTaccaaagattttgaaagctcAAGGTGTTATTGCATCCATTTCTGTCCCTGATCAGCATGAAGCCATACATTTACATCCAGCGCAACTTCTAGGATTCCAGATTACTCAATCTTGTCTAGCATCTCGTGcagaaatcattgaaatgtTGAACTTGGTggctgaaaagaagatcaaactATGGGTTGAAACGGTTCCAATCAGTGAGGAAAATATCTCCACAGTGTTCAAAAGAATGGAAAGCGGTGATGTTCGTTTCAGATTCACACTAACTGACTTTGATAAACAGTTTGACCAATTCAAAGCCAAGAAATAG
- the PIN4 gene encoding Pin4p (similar to uniprot|Q75BN6 Ashbya gossypii ACR235W ACR235Wp and weakly similar to YBL051C uniprot|P34217 Saccharomyces cerevisiae YBL051C PIN4 Protein involved in G2/M phase progression and response to DNA damage interacts with Rad53p contains an RNA recognition motif a nuclear localization signal and several SQ/TQ cluster domains hyperphosphorylated in response to DNA damage) yields the protein MSDDQIQDSSVENEEFSNSSPNSNNVSANIAEELIPTAIVIKNIPFAIKKEQLLEVIAKMDLPLPYAFNYHFDNGVFRGLAFANFTTTEETTTVVQSLNGKEIGGRKLRVEYKKMLPQAERERIEREKREKRGQLEEQHRSMSNISLQSLGATPSSAPPGGPSMASNNSSSQLFNSFMNADSAAPGSVSMGTVPPSPQPSIHHHHSQLSAQNTAASMSMLSMQGLPQMSERFYAPLPAAANLVLPPQQLDFNDPDTLEIYSQLLLFKDREKRYYELAYPIGVSANHKRVINVLCSFLGLIEVYDPSFIIIRRKSLDHATLQTHLQQQGQMDMMQPLQPSSTGGSISRSQSYTSLLQAHASMSHGILSQPNASKNLGNLQGTSTQSAGPVSNASTTATTGSNSTANQPPSPGQPLMQTSSSLHQDNGASLRNQVTTPSIMQNRIPSGFQTNTQQHMTSSSLLRNQGISPPQQQIGINQSNTVRVPSLYQSQPGTPGINENRFAQLTSAQLQQQQSQQQQQPLAPQHTSESIHSNYSVHSIHDYVPGSNNQGYQSGSISASGDMLDDGLTRSLSGLDLGKRHGTSATNSNNLWS from the coding sequence ATGTCAGACGATCAGATTCAAGATTCCAGCGTAGAGAATGAGGAGTTCTCCAACTCTTctccaaattcaaataatgtTTCTGCCAATATTGCTGAAGAACTTATCCCTACCGCTATTGTGATTAAAAACATCCCTTTTGCCATCAAGAAGGAACAACTTTTGGAAGTTATCGCCAAGATGGATCTACCACTGCCTTATGCTTTCAACTACCATTTTGATAACGGTGTGTTTAGAGGGTTGGCCTTTGCGAACTTCACTACTACGGAAGAAACTACAACGGTTGTTCAAAGCTTGAACGGCAAGGAGATCGGTGGAAGGAAATTAAGAGTGGAATACAAGAAGATGTTGCCACAAGCAGAAAGGGAGCGTATCGAACGTGAAAAGCGTGAGAAGCGAGGgcaattggaagaacaaCACAGATCGATGAGCAATATCTCGTTGCAATCCCTAGGTGCCACGCCTTCCTCGGCACCACCAGGTGGCCCTTCAATGGCCTCGAACAACTCCTCTTCTCAGTTGTTCAACTCATTCATGAATGCAGACTCTGCAGCTCCTGGTTCTGTCTCAATGGGCACTGTTCCTCCAAGTCCTCAACCGTCTATTCACCATCATCATTCCCAACTTTCTGCTCAAAACACTGCAGCATCTATGTCAATGCTGTCAATGCAAGGGCTTCCTCAAATGTCCGAGAGATTCTATGCTCCATTACCAGCAGCTGCCAACCTCGTGTTGCCACCTCAGCAGCTAGATTTCAATGACCCTGACACACTTGAGATTTACAGTCAGTTgcttttgttcaaagatAGAGAAAAGAGATATTACGAATTGGCTTACCCTATCGGTGTATCAGCCAATCACAAAAGGGTTATTAACGTACTATGTTCATTCTTGGGTCTTATTGAAGTCTATGATCCAAGTTTTATAATAATCAGACGTAAGAGCCTGGACCATGCCACTTTACAAACCCATCTGCAACAACAAGGCCAAATGGACATGATGCAACCTTTACAACCTTCATCAACCGGTGGTTCCATTTCCAGATCTCAATCTTACACCAGTTTACTCCAAGCACATGCATCGATGAGTCATGGAATACTTTCACAACCCAACGCTTCTAAAAACTTGGGAAACTTACAAGGCACATCTACTCAATCAGCTGGACCTGTATCTAATGCTTCTACTACAGCTACTACGGGCAGTAACTCCACTGCAAACCAACCACCATCCCCAGGTCAACCTTTAATGCAGACATCTTCCTCTCTTCATCAGGATAATGGTGCTAGTTTGAGGAACCAAGTCACAACACCATCCATAATGCAGAACAGAATACCATCTGGTTTCCAAACAAATACTCAGCAACACATGACTTCTTCTAGTCTGTTAAGGAACCAGGGTATTTCTCCCCCGCAACAACAGATTGGCATAAATCAATCTAACACTGTGCGGGTTCCTTCTTTATACCAGTCACAACCAGGCACACCAGGCATCAACGAAAACAGATTTGCGCAATTAACTTCTGCTCAAttgcaacagcaacaatctcaacaacaacaacaacctCTAGCACCGCAGCATACTTCAGAGTCCATTCATTCCAACTACAGTGTTCATTCTATCCACGACTATGTTCCTGGTTCTAACAACCAAGGTTACCAATCGGGCTCTATATCAGCTAGTGGTGACATGCTGGATGATGGTTTGACCAGAAGTTTAAGTGGATTGGATCTAGGAAAGAGACATGGAACTTCGGCTACTAACAGTAATAATCTATGGAGCTGA
- the PEX13 gene encoding peroxin PEX13 (similar to uniprot|P80667 Saccharomyces cerevisiae YLR191W PEX13 Integral peroxisomal membrane receptor) produces the protein MSQSAGVSRPKPWEQKNGVESLGTDASFTENSSALQPSGNQPDLPSKPNGLNEGMDSLNGGNPLRNGMSGYGSAYGGGLGTGYGMGSMGGGYGSMYGGGYGSMYGGGLGSMYGGGLGSMYGGGFGSMYGMNGMNGMNGGPSGIAESTQATFQLIEGLIGAVAGFAQMLEATYMATHNSFFTMITVAEQFQYMKELLGSFFGIFALIKFVKKILYRVTGGKMGVAPSKKRLGIEGGKSQGSDLSKQFIEEFRDSDLTKKKGRRISWKPLIVFLAAVFGFPYLLNKFIQKLQQHQKAKIAGGAMAQQILDPNNLEFARAIYDFVPENPRIECNLKKGDLMAIISKKDPLGNNSEWWKVRTKQGNIGYVPYNYLELIKKRKNGVPVESEKSNTSEELADSTSVDHLLQNQQ, from the coding sequence ATGTCACAATCGGCAGGTGTTTCCAGACCGAAGCCCTGGGAGCAGAAAAATGGAGTTGAGAGTTTAGGAACTGATGCCAGTTTTACTGAGAATAGCAGTGCGTTGCAACCATCTGGTAATCAGCCTGACTTACCATCCAAACCGAACGGTTTAAATGAGGGTATGGATTCTTTGAACGGGGGAAACCCTCTTCGAAATGGTATGTCTGGATATGGTTCGGCGTATGGTGGAGGTTTAGGTACAGGATATGGAATGGGTTCCATGGGTGGTGGATATGGATCCATGTACGGAGGTGGTTATGGCTCTATGTATGGTGGTGGTTTAGGGTCGATGTACGGCGGTGGTTTAGGGTCGATGTATGGGGGAGGGTTCGGATCAATGTATGGGATGAACGGTATGAACGGTATGAATGGAGGACCCTCGGGGATTGCAGAGTCAACACAGGCAACTTTCCAGTTAATAGAAGGGCTTATAGGAGCCGTTGCTGGTTTCGCCCAGATGTTAGAAGCTACATATATGGCTACCCATAACTCTTTTTTCACTATGATAACCGTTGCGGAACAGTTTCAATATATGAAGGAGCTTTTGGGATCATTCTTTGGTATATTTGCCTTGATAAAATTCGTAAAAAAGATCTTGTACAGAGTTACAGGTGGTAAGATGGGAGTAGCGCCTTCCAAAAAGCGCTTAGGGATAGAGGGCGGAAAGAGCCAGGGCTCAGATCTTTCAAAACAATTTATCGAAGAATTCAGGGACTCAGATctgacgaagaaaaagggTAGAAGAATTTCATGGAAACCATTGATTGTGTTTTTAGCAGCTGTGTTCGGCTTCCCGTAccttttgaacaaatttaTTCAGAAATTACAACAGCACCAAAAAGCCAAAATAGCTGGCGGCGCTATGGCACAACAAATCTTAGATCCTAATAACCTAGAATTTGCAAGAGCGATCTATGATTTCGTTCCTGAGaatccaagaattgaatgtAACTTAAAGAAAGGAGATCTAATGGCAATCatttccaagaaagatCCACTAGGAAATAACTCTGAATGGTGGAAAGTCAGAACAAAACAAGGAAATATTGGGTACGTTCCATACAACTATCTTGAGTTGATtaagaaaaggaaaaatggCGTACCTGTTGAATCTGAGAAATCGAATACTTCTGAAGAACTGGCGGATTCAACCTCGGTAGACCATCTATTACAGAATCAACAGTGA
- the AIM10 gene encoding putative proline--tRNA ligase AIM10 (similar to uniprot|P39965 Saccharomyces cerevisiae YER087W Hypothetical ORF) has protein sequence MLFRRFLFTPSKITNDILQLPTHELLQQLGYVKQASSGVLHWLPLGLKTLRNIEGIIRRRMDESGAHEVSLSSLSQRSLWETTGRWSNTELFKLKDAKKKDYCLVPTCEEEITWLMNSYLTSYKDLPIIAYQITRKYRDELRPRGGLLRGREFLMKDAYSFHLNSEDAVSTFERVNATYDKIFTDIGVPFVSAVADSGDIGGDLSKEYHFIHESGEDTLFRCNSCEAVSNIEKCGSYPVESKEYLGDVSVKYALNEENDTLVCLYYPASRHLNWNLALEAVDNDLEPQTRYMTNEEVLAKFTENYDPMFNGIIRVMDVRLNSRSNFPDFPLKSYLKNNFAQLNDYSIVDVEEGEICAQCEEGELESAKSIEVGHTFYLGKKYSKALNATFRQQDNSDVVMEMGCYGIGVSRLIGAIAQVTRDPKGLRWPSSVSPYKVSVCASDKSVDQLNKVKALLDYKPYTDFDAKTSIGAKIQQSHALGIPIAIVVGPKSWPNVEIEVRGNFRSKNWETSYEKLHSQLGWEYNQESGKHFVLHENANDVVNILLKDL, from the coding sequence ATGCTATTTAGGAGGTTCTTGTTCACTCCGAGCAAGATAACGAATGATATTTTACAACTACCAACACATGAACTTTTACAACAATTAGGTTACGTTAAGCAAGCCTCATCTGGGGTATTGCACTGGCTACCCTTGGGGCTTAAGACTTTGAGAAATATTGAGGGAATAATTAGACGCCGTATGGACGAAAGTGGGGCACATGAAGTCTCATTATCCTCGCTGTCACAACGGTCTCTTTGGGAAACGACTGGCAGATGGTCTAATACTGAATTGTTCAAACTTAAGGATGCGAAAAAGAAGGATTACTGTCTTGTACCAACTTGTGAGGAAGAAATTACGTGGCTGATGAACAGTTATCTAACCAGCTATAAAGATCTACCAATAATAGCTTATCAAATCACAAGAAAGTATAGAGACGAGCTAAGGCCAAGAGGTGGACTATTGCGTGGACGTGAattcttgatgaaagatgCATACAGTTTCCATTTGAATTCAGAAGATGCTGTCTCCACATTTGAGCGAGTTAATGCGACTTATGATAAAATATTCACTGACATTGGTGTTCCTTTTGTAAGTGCTGTTGCTGACTCAGGTGATATTGGAGGTGATCTATCGAAGGAGTATCACTTCATTCACGAATCTGGAGAAGATACTTTGTTCCGTTGCAATTCTTGTGAGGCGGTATCTAATATAGAGAAATGTGGATCATACCCGGTGGAGAGCAAAGAATATCTCGGAGATGTTTCTGTCAAATATGCGTTAAATGAGGAAAATGATACACTTGTGTGTTTGTATTATCCAGCCAGCCGTCAtttgaattggaatctTGCCCTTGAAGCAGTGGATAACGATCTAGAGCCACAAACTAGATATATGACTAATGAAGAAGTTCTTGCTAAGTTTACCGAAAACTATGATCCGATGTTCAACGGAATCATTAGAGTGATGGATGTTCGTCTaaattcaagatcaaaCTTCCCAGATTTCCCATTGAAATCGTACTTAAAGAATAATTTTGCGCAGCTCAATGATTATTCAATCGTTGATGTCGAAGAAGGTGAAATTTGTGCCCAGTGCGAGGAAGGTGAATTAGAGAGCGCCAAGAGTATCGAGGTGGGCCACACTTTCTATCTAGGTAAAAAATACAGTAAAGCGTTGAATGCTACCTTTCGTCAACAGGACAATTCTGATGTGGTTATGGAAATGGGATGCTACGGAATTGGTGTTAGTAGATTGATCGGTGCCATAGCACAAGTGACAAGAGATCCTAAAGGGTTAAGATGGCCAAGTTCTGTGAGTCCATATAAAGTCTCTGTTTGTGCAAGCGATAAATCCGTAGACCAACTGAACAAAGTGAAAGCACTTCTTGATTACAAACCTTATACTGACTTCGATGCAAAGACAAGTATTGGTGCCAAGATTCAACAGTCACATGCCTTAGGTATCCCAATCGCCATAGTTGTGGGTCCAAAGAGTTGGCCCAACGTCGAAATCGAGGTAAGAGGTAATTTCAGATCCAAAAACTGGGAAACAAGTTACGAGAAATTACATAGCCAATTGGGCTGGGAATACAATCAAGAATCAGGGAAACATTTTGTGTTGCATGAAAATGCCAACGATGTGGTGAAcattttattgaaagatttgtAA
- a CDS encoding uncharacterized protein (no similarity): MEEYQGLAVSVNTTETMVNCSKLSVDEEEKKTRKNFGAFKPSYARNVVFLVEKPIFFADKETQHLRVYWQFLKYALFFYHSRCNWKCNFSLPFSNRKIPYKFVKTLLKKRKSLALINNRYEAQ; the protein is encoded by the coding sequence ATGGAGGAGTACCAAGGTCTGGCAGTTTCCGTTAATACGACTGAAACAATGGTGAACTGTTCGAAGCTCTCTGTggacgaagaagaaaagaaaaccagAAAGAATTTCGGTGCATTCAAACCAAGCTATGCAAGAAATGTGGTGTTTCTAGTGGAAAAGccaattttctttgctGACAAAGAAACGCAGCATTTACGTGTTTACTGGCAGTTCCTGAAATACGCccttttcttttatcaCTCGAGGTGCAACTGGAAATGCAATTTCAGTTTGCCGTTCAGCAATAGGAAGATTCCATACAAATTCGTAAAAACTTtactgaaaaaaagaaaaagccTGGCTCTGATTAATAATCGCTATGAAGCTCAATAA
- the SBH1 gene encoding Arf family guanine nucleotide exchange factor SBH1 (similar to uniprot|P52871 Saccharomyces cerevisiae YER019C-A SBH2 Ssh1p-Sss1p-Sbh2p complex component involved in protein translocation into the endoplasmic reticulum homologous to Sbh1p) — protein MDSSVPGGQRTLQKRRNAQLQKEKKANQTPASPRQAGFGGSSSSILKLYTDEANGLRVDPLVVLFLAVAFVFSVVALHVVAKVSGKIF, from the coding sequence ATGGATAGCTCGGTTCCAGGTGGTCAAAGaactcttcaaaagagaagaaatgctcaattgcaaaaggaaaagaaggctAACCAAACACCAGCTTCTCCAAGACAGGCTGGATTTGGTGGTTCTTCCAGCTCTATTTTGAAGCTTTACACAGATGAAGCCAATGGGTTGAGAGTTGACCCATTGGTGGTTTTGTTCTTGGCTGTTGCATTTGTGTTCTCTGTTGTTGCTTTGCACGTCGTTGCTAAGGTCTCTGGTAAGATCTTTTAA